CTGCGCGGCGCCGGGCGGTCGACGGGCGAGCCCGCGGACCTCACCTTCGACGTGCTCGCCGCCGACCTGGAAGCGGTCCGTGCGGATCTCGGGGTCGAGCGCGTCGCCGTTCTGGGGCACTCGATCCTCGGCGCGCTCGCGATCGAGTACGGCCGACGGTGCCCATCCACCGTCTCGCATGTGATTGCCGTGGGCACGCCGCCTCGGGGCGACATGGCCTGGCTCTCGTCCCATGCGGCGTCGTTCTTCGAGCGGGATGCCTCCGACGATCGAAAGCGGCTGTATCGAGCGAACCTGGCCGCGCTGCCTCCGGATGCCACCATGGGTCAGGTGATGGCTGCCCAGACACCGATGCGCTTCTTCGACCCGAGCGTCGATGCTGCGACGTTGTTCGAGGGAGCGGAGGTCAAGCGGCCGTTCTTCGCGCACCTCCTCGGACCGCTCACGGCCACGTGGGATGTGACGGTCGACCCGGGTTCGTTGCAGGTGCCGGTCTTCATCGCTCACGGGCGGTACGATTACACCGTTCCGCACGCGCTGTGGGACGAGGTTGTACCCACGCTTCCACACGCCGTGCTGCAGGTCTTCGAGCGCAGCGGTCATCAACCGTTCTTCGAAGAGCCCGATCGATTCGTGGAGGGCCTGACGAGC
This is a stretch of genomic DNA from Vicinamibacterales bacterium. It encodes these proteins:
- a CDS encoding alpha/beta hydrolase, yielding MVAAQGADLFYSTRGIGPACLVLTSIGTKPYERLTPSQLSDRFTLVYVDLRGAGRSTGEPADLTFDVLAADLEAVRADLGVERVAVLGHSILGALAIEYGRRCPSTVSHVIAVGTPPRGDMAWLSSHAASFFERDASDDRKRLYRANLAALPPDATMGQVMAAQTPMRFFDPSVDAATLFEGAEVKRPFFAHLLGPLTATWDVTVDPGSLQVPVFIAHGRYDYTVPHALWDEVVPTLPHAVLQVFERSGHQPFFEEPDRFVEGLTSWMASQGSLTR